A stretch of the Bradyrhizobium arachidis genome encodes the following:
- a CDS encoding thermonuclease family protein, translating into MKQPITLLVAASLHLACHGAARAAACQFEPQGEGRVAAVVDARTLRLDDGREVRLTGIEPVTSTKQALATALVGRDVILRAADDTPDRYGRQPALVFAAGSDAPVQSLLLAQGDALVSAEIADKDCAAALFAAEAEARRIKKGNWADPSAIKNAESQDDILAGIGRFVVVEGKVLSVRQAGATTYLNFSRNWTRGFAVTISRRMVAAFEGAGISLKSLENRRIRVRGWVEGNTGSRIDVLRVGQVELLGAN; encoded by the coding sequence GTGAAACAGCCGATTACCCTCCTCGTCGCAGCATCGCTCCACCTCGCTTGTCACGGCGCGGCGCGCGCGGCTGCGTGCCAGTTCGAGCCGCAGGGCGAAGGCCGCGTCGCTGCCGTCGTCGATGCGCGAACCCTGCGTCTCGACGACGGGCGCGAGGTCCGGTTGACGGGAATCGAGCCGGTGACGAGCACGAAGCAGGCGCTCGCCACAGCGCTGGTCGGCCGCGACGTAATCTTGCGCGCCGCCGACGACACGCCGGACCGCTACGGCCGGCAGCCGGCGCTCGTCTTCGCCGCCGGCAGCGACGCGCCGGTGCAAAGCCTGCTGCTTGCCCAGGGCGATGCGCTGGTCTCGGCCGAAATTGCCGACAAGGACTGCGCCGCCGCACTGTTCGCCGCCGAGGCCGAGGCCCGGCGCATAAAAAAGGGAAATTGGGCTGACCCATCGGCCATAAAAAACGCGGAAAGTCAGGACGATATTTTGGCCGGGATCGGGCGCTTTGTGGTGGTTGAGGGAAAAGTCCTGTCCGTCCGGCAGGCCGGGGCAACGACCTATCTCAACTTCTCCCGAAACTGGACACGGGGCTTCGCTGTGACTATTTCAAGGCGCATGGTTGCGGCGTTCGAGGGCGCCGGGATCAGCCTTAAGTCACTGGAGAATCGACGGATTCGAGTGCGAGGTTGGGTCGAAGGGAATACCGGATCGCGGATCGACGTGCTCCGGGTGGGACAAGTTGAGTTACTGGGCGCGAATTAG
- a CDS encoding M48 family metalloprotease has product MGRFQTSAPAVIMPKPKPAVAQTPATEREHERILANYGGAYDDPRLEALVSKTVERLVAASDRPDQGYKVTILNSGAVNAFALPNGQLYVTRGLLALASDTSELSSVLSHEMAHVLSKHAAEREGQAKQTAIATRVLTDMGGNDPELTALALAKTKLTMASFSRKQEFEADGIGVGIAARAHFDPYGAARFLSAMERNAALKAGKSSLDPRAQDFTSSHPATPERVQNAQSIARQYAAPEGAERDRESYLSAVDNIVYGEDPSEGFVRGRRFLHPKLGFTFQAPDNFTLDNTAQAVIGVREGGSQAMRFDVVRVPAEQSLGDYLNSGWMEGVDKASTEDITINGFPTASVTAKGDQWQFKVYALRFGSDVYRFIFASRQKSTESERNARETVASFRRLTLEEIQAARPLRIKVITVQPGDTVESLAHRMAGVDHPAERFRVLNGLDAKGQVKVRDRVKIVVD; this is encoded by the coding sequence ATGGGCCGGTTCCAGACCTCGGCGCCCGCGGTCATCATGCCGAAGCCGAAGCCGGCGGTGGCGCAGACGCCGGCCACCGAACGCGAGCACGAGCGGATTCTCGCCAATTATGGCGGCGCCTATGACGACCCCCGCCTCGAGGCGCTGGTCTCGAAGACCGTCGAGCGGCTGGTCGCGGCGTCAGATCGTCCGGACCAGGGCTACAAGGTCACCATCCTCAATTCCGGCGCGGTGAACGCCTTCGCATTGCCGAACGGCCAGCTCTACGTGACGCGTGGACTGCTGGCGCTTGCCAGCGACACCTCCGAATTGTCCTCCGTGCTCAGCCACGAGATGGCGCATGTGCTCTCCAAGCACGCCGCCGAGCGCGAGGGGCAGGCGAAGCAAACGGCCATCGCCACCCGCGTTCTCACCGACATGGGCGGCAACGATCCCGAACTCACCGCGCTTGCGCTCGCCAAGACCAAACTGACCATGGCGAGCTTCTCGCGCAAGCAGGAGTTCGAGGCCGACGGCATCGGCGTCGGCATTGCCGCGCGCGCGCATTTCGACCCCTACGGCGCGGCGCGTTTCCTCTCGGCGATGGAACGCAACGCTGCGCTCAAGGCCGGCAAGAGCTCGCTCGATCCCCGCGCACAGGACTTCACCTCCTCGCACCCGGCGACACCCGAGCGCGTGCAGAACGCGCAGTCGATCGCGCGGCAATATGCGGCGCCCGAAGGCGCCGAGCGCGACCGCGAGAGCTATCTCTCGGCGGTCGACAACATCGTCTATGGCGAGGACCCCAGCGAAGGCTTTGTCCGCGGCCGCAGATTCCTGCATCCAAAACTCGGCTTCACCTTCCAGGCCCCGGACAACTTCACGCTCGACAACACCGCGCAGGCGGTGATCGGCGTGCGCGAGGGCGGCTCGCAGGCGATGCGCTTCGACGTGGTGCGCGTGCCGGCGGAGCAGTCGCTCGGCGACTACCTCAATTCCGGCTGGATGGAAGGCGTCGACAAGGCCTCGACCGAGGACATCACCATCAACGGTTTTCCGACGGCCTCGGTCACGGCCAAGGGCGACCAGTGGCAGTTCAAGGTCTACGCGCTGCGCTTCGGCAGCGACGTCTACCGCTTCATCTTCGCGAGCCGCCAGAAATCAACCGAGAGCGAGCGCAACGCCCGCGAGACGGTCGCCTCATTCCGCCGCCTGACGCTCGAAGAGATCCAGGCCGCACGCCCGTTGCGCATCAAGGTGATCACCGTGCAACCTGGCGACACCGTCGAATCGCTCGCCCACCGCATGGCCGGCGTCGATCATCCGGCCGAACGCTTTCGTGTGCTGAACGGCCTCGATGCCAAGGGCCAGGTAAAGGTCCGCGACCGCGTGAAGATCGTGGTCGACTGA